The genomic stretch GTTTTCAAAAGAATATAACGTTAAAGTTACCGGAATTGTCCGGGAAGGTTCAATTTTTTCTACCATAGGAGAAACTGTTGACGAAATGGATGCCGGTTTGGTTGTGATGGGCACTCACGGCATTAAAGGGATGCAAAAAATTATGGGTAGTTGGTCTTTGAAAGTGGTGGTTACATCGAGTGTCCCGATTATAGTGGTACAAGACCGGCCTCACAGGTCAGGAATCGAACGCATAGCATTTCCGGTGGATTTTAAGAAAGAAAACAGGGAAAAAATAGGTTGGGCTTATTATGTAGCCAGATTATTCAATGCTAAAGTAAATATTTTCAGGGCTGAACCGGCTAAAGATAAAAAGATAGAACAAGGAATACGGACCAATTTGGTTTTTACGGAAAAATTCCTGCATTCAAAGAATATCCCTTATGATATTACTGTAGCTAAAGGGGAAGACTCCTTTGCAAAAGAATCTTTGGATTTTGCTGCAGAGATAGATGCAGACCTGATTCTGATCACAACAACAAAGGGAATATCTATTGCGGATTTTGTCCTGGGGACTTCCGAAGAGCACATCATCACCAATAGTGCGCATATTCCTGTTATGTGCGTGAATCCGAGGAAAGCACAAATAGGTAGTTTTAGTGCTACAGGCGGGTAATTCTTTTTGAAAAATATTTTTATGCTGAATAGGATCAATCGGAAATTGTTCATATTCAGCATTTTTATTATTATAATCTATTTAATGTGAAACGAAGCATGAATTTTACGAAGTCGCCAAAGTTCATGATAATAAAAATCATGCGAGTTGCATACAACCTTTAAAAATATTATCACATGAAATATGTAATCTTGTTAGGCTTTGTTTTTATGGCATTATCTTGTACAACGTCTTCCAAACCTTCAGTCAATCAGGAAGAATGGGGGTCAACCGATTCGAAGCCGGTTTATTTATTTACATTGACCAATTCAAACGGAATAACAGCTGAAATCACTAATTACGGGGCTACTCTTGTTTCTTTCAATGTCCCTGATAAGGACGGAAAATTTGAAAATATTGTGTTGGGGCTTGACCGTCTGGAGAGTTATCTGGCTGGGCATCCCAGCTTGGGTTGTGTCATTGGACGTTATGCCAACCGGATAGGGAATGCGAAATTTATACTCAACGGTACGGAATATACATTAGCTAAAAACAATGGAGAAAACCATATACATGGGGGAGTAAAAAGGTTTAGCCATAAGGTATGGGACGCCAGTATTTCCTCAGATATAAATACTGCCAAATTATCATTGATCTGTACAGCTGCAGACATGGAAGAAGGATATCCGGGAAATATGGTCATAAAAGTCGATTATGTCCTTAATAATGACAATGAACTGGTCCTTAATTATTCTGCTACTACGGATAAGCCGACAGTGATCAATCTGACGAATCACAGTTACTTTAACCTGACAGGATGTAAAGAAAATGTTTTAGGGCATCAGGTAAAAATATATGCCGATGCATATACTCCGGTGGACGAAGGGAATATCCCAACCGGAGAAATACGCTCTGTCGCCGGTACGGAATATGACCTGAGGGAATGGACCACTATAGGAGACCGTTTGTCTATCCTTCCTAAAGGGTATGATAATAATTATTGTCTGAAAGGTACACCCAATCATGCTGTACTTGCTGCAGAATTATACGAGCCGAAAAGCGGACGTCTTCTTCAAACCTTTACCACTGAACCGGGGGTTCAGTTTTATACCAGCTGTAATCTGGATGGCAGTAAAAAAAGTCCTTCAGGGGTACCTTATTCCGCATTTATGGGCGCTTGTTTTGAAGCACAACATTATCCCGATTCTCCCAATAAACCGGATTTTCCATCTACCACACTGAATCCGGGAGAAACATATACTCAGGTAACCACTTATAAAGTAGGAATAAAATAATTTTTTATGCATCGTTCCGGTTTTGTAAATATCGTTGGAAATCCCAATGTCGGCAAATCTACATTGATGAATGCGCTTGTAGGTGAAAGGTTATCGGTAGTCACTGCAAAAGCGCAGACAACACGTCACCGTATTATGGGGATCATCAATGGGGAAGATTATCAGATCGTTTATTCCGACACACCCGGCATTATTCAACCTAAATATAAGATGCAGGAAGGGATGATGAATTTTGTCCATACTTCATTCACTGATGCCGACATGATCATATATGTTACTGATGTCGTGGAGCTACCGGGAAAAAATCAGGAGTATATTGAGAAGGTAGCAAAAATGACTATTCCTGTATTATTGATCATCAATAAGATCGATCTGACTACTCAGGAAAAGCTGGAGCGGTTGAATGAAACATGGAAAAACCTGTTGCCTGATGCTACTATTATCCCTATATCAGCAAAAGAAAAGTTTAATATTGATGTGCTTAACCGGACGATTATTGAATCCCTGCCTGAAGGACCGGCGTATTTTGCTAAAGATGAGATGACTGATAAGCCGGAACGCTTTTTTGTCTCTGAAATACTGAGAGGAAAGATCTTTGAGAATTACCAGAAAGAAATCCCTTACTCCACGGAAGTGGTCATAGAGTCTTTTAAAGAAGAAGGGAATATTATACGTATACAGGCTTTAATTTATGTGGAGCGTGAAACGCAGAAAGCCATTCTGATAGGTAAAAAGGGCAGTGCATTAAAAAAAACGGCAACTGAGGCAAGAAAAGAGATGGAAATATTTTTTGCAAAAAAGATATTTCTCGAGACGTTTGTGAAAGTAAGAAAAGATTGGCGCAATAATGAGAATTACCTGAAGAATCTGGGCTATATTAGTTAGTAATAAATGCTTCTTTGTTTAAAGGTCAGTTCTTTCCTAATTGCTTAGGCTTTTGTTTTTTGCCAATAGAACTTCTTCGATGGCCTTTTTCAGATCGTCTTTTGGCAATGCGCCCTGCGCTAATCTGGGTGCTCCTTTCATAGGCACGAAAAGAAGGGTAGGTATACTTTTTATTCCAAATATACCGGACAATTCTTTTTCTATATCCGTATTGATTTTATAAATATAAATCTGCCCATCATACTCAGTGGCCAGTTCTTCCAGAATGGGAGCAATTCTTTTACATGGCCCGCACCAATCTGCATAAAAATCTATCAGGCAAGGTTTATCCCCCAGATATTTCCATTCAGTAGTATCTTTTTTATAGTTAACTATTTTGGTTAAAAAGGCATCTTTGGTTAATTGAATGGTTTTTACTTTGTTGTTACCGGATGTTACCAATTTATCCTGGGCAGAAAGATTAAATGGATTCATCACCATGCAAAAGAGGTATACCATCAATAGTGTCTGGAACAGATGCTTCATATTAAAATAGTGTGTTGTGTTATGCGAATTATTGACTACAATTTATCGTATTTGGAGATATTTGACGGGTCAATTTCTTTCAATATCTTCACTACTCTTGTTTTTTCTTCGGCCGGCGAATTAGAGAAAAGTTCCAGCCACTCACTTGATTTAGCATCAAAAATGAATTGAAGAAGAAACATATACGGGTCGGGTTTTCTACGGTAAACATCCTGAATGAGTTTTAAATAATCTGCGATATCACTACGTGCTTCATTGGGCCGTTCGCTCATCCGGTCCAGTCCCAAACGATGATATTTATAAGTAAACTCACGGATATTGCGGTAACGATCGTCCAGTATATTTTGAACCAACCAGTAACGATTCCTGTTCCCACTTGATCCGTCATATGCACGCCATCCTTTCTCACTTGATTTCTGTGCATTGGTCACCACTGTTTCTGCTTTCTGGAAATAAGGAGTTCCCCCATTGAGGGAAAACGAATCATAATCCATCCCTAAAATGATATATACATAAAAAGCAATGATGGAGGTAAGATTCGATTGATAAGCGACTTCACTGAACTCCAATGGTTCTCCTTCCACATAAGTGAATTTTAAATCCTTATCCTGAAAGTTAATCAAAGTCGTGTTATATACGGAATTAAATACAGGTCGACGTGATTGTATCTGGATGCTTCCGGTAAATTCATTACCTGTCAGTCCTGTGATATTCAATAACATATTGCATTCGATACGTTCTTCTGCAGTAAAAGTATTATTGGTCCAAACCCTGGAATTAACAAATTCGTAAAGTGCTGTTTGTAGAGCATCGGTTACACTTTTATTGGATCCCTGTATCTTGGTCGTAATTAATTGGACATTACACCGGAGTTCCTGTCCTGATACGGATGTTAGATATGCAAGAAAAAAACAGCAGAAAATATGTTTGATATTCACTTTCATGATCAAAAATAAGTCACTAGTTTATCTACAATATCTCTGGCTACTTCTTCCTTTTTTTTCAGAGGGAATTGTTGATTATTCCCCTTTTTGTCAATAATGGTGATCTTATTGGTCGTATGCCCGAACCCGGCTCCTACATCGTTCAATGAATTGAGAACAATGAAATCCAGGTTTTTTTTGTCCAGTTTTTGTATGGCGTGTTCTTTCTCGTCATGTGTTTCAAGGGCAAATCCGATCAATATCTGTCTTTGTTCTTTTATTTTTCCCAGTTCGGCTGCGATATCTTTTGTCGGGATCAATGGCAGCGAATAAGCCTGTTTTCCTTTTATTTTCTGTGATTGTGCTTTTTCCGGTGTGAAATCAGCAACAGCGGCAGCCATTATAGCTACATCTGTCTTCGGAAAATGTATAACAGAAGCCTGATACATTTCTTCAGCCGTCTGTACATGGATGGTTTTAATGGCCGGATGATCGGCATTCAGGTTGGTAGGCCCGCTGATCAATATCACTTCAGCTCCCCGCATGGCCAGTTCTTCCGCCACAGCATAACCCATTTTCCCCGAAGAATGATTCCCTATAAAACGTACAGGATCTATCGGTTCATAAGTAGGTCCGGCCGTAACCAATACCTTTTTTCCGGCACAATCGTTGTTCGTCAATACCTGAGCCAGTATCCGGACAATATGCTCCGGCTCTTCCATACGCCCTTTCCCGTCAAGTCCACTCGCCAGTTCCCCGCTTAACGGTTCAATGATATGGACATTACGCTTTTTGAGTAATTCAAGATTTAGTGTGGTAGCAGGATGGAGAAACATATCCATATCCATGGCCGGTGCAATAAAGACCGGACATCTGGCTGATAAATAGGTGGTGAGCAGTAAATTGTCGGCAACTCCGGTAGCCATTTTTGCGATAGTATTGGCTGTGGCAGGTGCGATCAGATATGCATCGGCCCAGATACCCAGATCAACATGACTGTTCCATGCTCCATTCTCCGGGTCAAAAAAATCCACCAGGATCGGATGCTTGGATAGGGTTGCCATGGTGAGCGGAGTAATAAACTCTTTGGCCAACGGGGTCATGATCACCCTTACATCTGCTCCTTCCTTTACCAATAAACGAACAAGCATAGCAGATTTATATGCTGCTATGCTTCCCGTAATACCTATAATGATATGTTTTCCCTTAAGCGTCATCCTTTGGTTGACTCAATCCCGGTTTCAGGATTGCGGTAATAAACATCCTGATCCAGGAACTCCTGTAAAGCGATCAATGATGGTTTGGGCAATTTTTCATAAAAACGGGATATTTCTATTTGCTCCCTGTTCTCAAATACTTCTTCCAGATTATCGGTATAACTGGAGAATTCTTCCAATTTACGGTTGAGCTCCTGTTTCATTTCAACACCTATCTGGTTCGCCCTTTTTGAAACAATGACTACTGTTTCATATATGTTACCTGTCGGCTCATATAACTTATCTAAATCGCGGGTGATGGTGGTAACAGGTGCTTTTGATTTTTTTAAATCCATATGTTTATTTAATATTTGATATTTCGATTATTCTTTTGTTTCTATGTACTCATCTTCATCAGGGTCGTCTTCACCCTTTGCTTTCAGGTATCTGTCTGACCGTTCGTACATACGCTGGGCGTCCCTGGCGTAATTACTGTCAGGGAACTCTCCAATGAATGAGTAATATTCATCCACGGCAGACTGATAACGTTCTTTCTGTTTTTCAATCACACTATTCTCGGCTAATAAATAGCTTGACCGTAACAATAAATACATTAATTCTTCCCGGTACTTAGTATCCGGATAATCATTCAAACTATTGTTCAATGCAACAATAGATGCTTTATATTGGCTGAGATTGTAATACAACTTGGCGGCAATATATGATTTATCTACCAGTTTATCCTGCATCTCACCAATATACTGTAAACACTCATCTTTATATTTAGAATTCGGATGACGTATCAGGAACATCTGGAATGATTCAATCGCAGCAAAAGTCATTTCCTGATCCAGTTCCGGCCTGGGGCTTTGCTTATAGTAACAATACCCTGAAAGAAATTCACATTCTTCAGCAAATGGCGATTGTGGATGTGTTTTAAATAGTTTCGTGAAATAATGTGATGCTGTCAGGTAATCTTTTTGTTTAAAATAACTCATTGCCTGGTAATATGAAACGGTATCCGCTTTATTCGTACCGCTATAGATTCCGACAATGTCATCAAATAATTGGGCAGAACGAACAAAATCACTTTTTTCATAATACAAAAAAGCCATTTTATATTTTAACTGGTAATTGGTACTTTTCCGTAATTTTTCGTACTGGCTGCACGAAGAAAACGCGGTGATAATGATGATGAGACCAACAAAAAATTTCTTCATTATTGAATATAATTACTGTGCAAAGGTATAAAAAAATGATTTATGAATGTCTGATTCTTTATAATAATTAATTATATGCCCCAGATTCATTTAACGTTAAACGAACTTCTTTAGTATGCAATATGGTGAAATATCCTAACTAATTGTTAATTTTGCTGAAAATACTGTACATGTCTTGTTTGGGTAATATTATCTGGCTGGTATTTGGAGGAATATTTATAGCCTTCGAATATATTATTGCCGGATTGATTTATTGTCTCACAATTATAGGTATTCCATGGGGAATTAAATGTTTTCACCTGGCCGTTTTGGCATTTTGGCCATTCGGGCGTGAGATAGTATCCTGTCCACAACAATCAGGGTGCCTTAATACTTTGATGAATGTTATATGGATTTTTATTGGAGGTATATGGATCTGTCTTTCGCACTTGATTTTCGGACTTATCTTATGCATTACGATTATTGGAATACCTTTCGGCCTCCAGCACTTTAAGCTGGCCGCTTTTTCCCTGTCTCCGTTTGGGAAAAATATCATATAGATTGGATATTGAGTAATACCAAATAATAAATTTCATCTGTTTATAATTTAATTTTTTAAGGTCAGATGGAATACGCCATAGATAATCATTACGGTGGGTGAACAGTAATGTTCATGGCTATTTCATATTGATTAAATGTAATCAAATTGGTCAATGTGACTTAAAAAAACAATAAATAGTACTGAGTACTTCATCCCTTAAACTAGCTATAAAATGTTAATGATCATTTCTCCGGCAAAAATACTGAACCTAAAACCTCAAAAGGTAGTTACAAATTATACGCAACCGGAATTTCTAAAGCAGGCATCAGTCATTGTTGATGAATTAAAGCATTATCCTCCGGAAAAGTTGGCCGAACTATTGGAGACTAATTTCATGATCGCCCAAACCAATTTTGACCGGTATGCCAGGTGGCACACTCCATTTACCCGGAATAATGCCAAACAAAGTATACTTACATTCAATGGTGAAGTATATAACGGACTGAAAGCGTCTTCTTTATCGCAGGAAGATTTATCTTTTTCCCAGGACCATCTTCGTATTTTATCAGGTTTATATGGCGTTTTGCGACCATTAGACCTGATGCAGCCATATCGTCTTCCCATGGGTACGTCGTTATCTTTTAACGGATATAAAGATCTTTATGATTTCTGGCGGAAAGATATTACCGATGCACTGGTAAAGTATTTCTCCAGAAGCACAAAAAAAGTCCTCGTAAATTTAGCTTCTGATGAATATTTCCGCTCTGTTGACCGGAAAAGATTGAATAATGTCAGGATCATTCATTGTGAATTTAAAGAATGGAAGGCCGGCAAATACAAAACAATTGTTGTATACACAAAAAAAGCCAGAGGATTGATGTGTCGTTTCGCTATTGAACACCGTATTACAGATCCGGAAAACTTAAAGGCTTTTGATAGTGAGAATTATTTGTTTGAAGAAAGTATCTCTTCTGAAAACAATTGGGTATTTGTGAGGCATAAATGAGAAATACAGCAGAATGAAATAAAAATTCATACATGACTGCTCCTGAATAACCGTCACAGGTTAAGGTACATCTTTTTTCTTCATATAACAGTTTAGTGGTAAATGTCTCAAAAGTATCGGACAAGAATTCATTGCGAGTGAACATAAAATTTTTTAAACCAAAGGTAAATGACAATGTTAATTGCGTCATTGCTCTTTTGATCAGAAAATAGTTGGCTGTTATTTGTATGAAAATTCTTTCTACCTCTCAAATATTTTCTAACTTTATCAACTATATATAGCCCAAAAACAATCTGATGGATCGAAAATAGAAAACAGTAAGCGTGGCAATAAATAAAAAATAGAGACACATATGAAAACATTCTTGAAAGTCAGTCTAATAGCGATCATTGCAATGTGGTCTCTTTGCGCCGCTTGTCAAAGGGGAACAAACCAAAAAGTGCAAAATATAGAAACTTTTGCACGACTGTATGGATATGCACGTTGGTTTCATCCAAGCGATGAAGCACAGGAAGTAGATTGGGATAAATTTGCTGTTCTTGGTGTCCAAAAAGTTGAAAATGTCAAATCCTCCAAAGCATTACGGGATACGCTTTTCAGGCTTTTCTCGCCGATAGTGCAAGGTTTACAGATTTATGAAACGGGTAAACCCGGAAAATTCAATCCTGATATTCTTTCATCACCCGACCCGGATGCAAAAACGGTGGCTTGGCAGCATTACGGAGTTTACCTGAATGAGGGAAGTATCTACAAAAGTGTTAGAACCAATAAAAGTAAGATTGACATCAATCAAGATGGCGCAATAATCTATAAAGTTTTCACGAAACCATCTCATTTGCAAGGGAAAGAAGTTAGATTTTCAGGATATTTCAAAAATAAAAGCCAAAACAAAGAAGGTGCAAAGTTGTTCCTTCAATATATTCTCCAGGATGATAACAAAATACATGAAGCACTCATTGAGTCTCATGATTGGGGAAAACACGAACTTACAGTAACAATACCCGAAAACTCTGTTGCGGTAGCCTATGGATTGTGGATAGTGGATAATGCTGAAGTTTCGGCAGACGATCTGGAGTTTCTTGTAAACAATGGTAGCAAATGGGAGTCTGCCGATACAGTTAACATGGGATTTGAAAGTGGCACGATTGACGAAAGCCGAGCCGATGACTGGAAAACAATAAATATGAAACACTGTACATTTGAAGTAACTAACGAAGATACTCATTCAGGAAAATACAGCCTCAAACTAACTTTTAATTTTTCTGGAAAAATGTTTGACCGAATACCCCAATTCGGAGAAGTTATCAGTGAGCCAATTGGCAGTAACCTGACTTGTGTGGTTCCACTAGCATTACTTACAAATGATTCTATGACTTATCCCAAAACAGAAATATCGTCTTTAATCCGGTTGAAATCTGAAATTAACAACATCAATTATGGAAGGGGGTTCAATCCACAAGTGAATTTGGCAAGTGTGGTAATTACATGGAACGTACTGCAACATTTCTTCCCTTATTTCGACGTGATTGATACGAATTGGGAGAAAGTTTTAGGAGAAACACTGAAAAATACGCTTCCCAACACACAAAAAATAGATTTTTTGGAAACATTGAAAAAGATGGTTGCCAAGCTTGATGACGGACATGGGTCTGTTTCCGGTGGGGAACGCATGTATCGATTGCCTATTCGGGCTGAGTGCATTGAAAATAAAATTGTCATCACCGCATCAAACAATGATGTATTGAAAAGAGGAGATATCATTAAAAAAATTGATGGAAAACCGGTCATGGAAGTATTGGCAAAAACGGAAAAAACAATATCCGGTTCACCACACTTACGAAGACATAGAGCGCTGAATATTTTAGGAAGTAAATATGGTTTGAACAACAGTAGCCGATTTGTTATTGAGCGGGACGCCATGGAACAAATCGTAACAGTGCCGAACGTTAGCGTCTCTCGCAACTCAATAGATGACCGGCAATACCGGTACGAAAAAATTGTTGAAATAGACCCCGGAATTTATTATATCAACGCTATCAATTGTACGGAAGAAGATATTAAACAAAAAATAGATGTATTAGCAAATGCAAAAGCGGTAATTTATGACCAAAGGTATTCCGGTTACACTCCGCAAATTTTTAGTGTCTTAATACCTCACATGACTGAAAAACCTTTAAATTCTGCATGGTGGAATATTCCGCAAACTATTTATCCTAATCGGAAAGAAGTAGAGTTTGATAAGTCCAATTGGAGTATTCAGCCCCAACAACCATTATTCAGGTCTAAAATTATTATTATCAATTTGCCTTCAGTTATAAGCGCTGGAGAAACGATTATGGGCATTATAGACAATTATAATCTGGCAACTACCGTTGGAGAACCTACGGCAGGTTGCAACGGTAATGTTAATCAAATAAACCTGCCTTGCGGCTATTCTGTTCGGTGGACAGGGATGAAAGTACTGAAACACGACGGTAGTCAACTTTATCTGAAGGGATTTGAACCCGACTACCCTGTGAATAAAACAATCCAAGCCATCAAGGAAGGAAGGGATGAATACTTGGAAAAGGCATTAGAAATAGCCAGAGGAAAATAAATCAGTGGGATCCGTCGACTATTTCGGTAATCAGGAAGACTTTACCGGAATTATCGTTACATCCGGTAAAAGAATCGAATCTTCTTTTAAGCGTTGCCCATGAAAGTTATTAATAGTGTGGAAGTCGAGAGTGTTGTTATCCCGATAACCACATGAAGTATATATTCTCCTCAAAGGCTTTCTCTATCTTACGACAGGAGTAGATAATATTCACAGGTAGGCATAAAACAATATTTTGAGCATCTACAGGGATGATAACTGCTGGTTCCTCCTCCTTTGTAACGGGATAAAAGATCACTTAGGTCTAAATGATCTACTGCCTTGTTGACAATCCGGACAGGACGATTTAATGGTGTCTTTTTTTTATAAACTCAATATAAAAGTACATTTTAGTTGGAATTTACATCTTTGAATATTATCTTAGCCATTGATATAAAGTTGTTTGAATAGCATTAAGATAATACATTTAGCGAAATGGCAAAATACCCAAGGGGCTTATATCAATACGTTTTGGACAGTCCCGAACGTAAGAAATATCAAATCAAATAATTTAAAAAATCGAAGTATGAAAAAGATTGCTGTATTTGTCCTGATGTTGTCCATTGTTGCCGGTGGCGAAGTTTTATATGGTCAGGAAAAGAAATCGAAGAAACAACGTAAAGCTGAACAAATCGAGATGAAGACAAAGCAACTTATTGATACGCAAAAGTATATCTTTAAAGGAAAAAATGTTCGGGCAATAGGTACTGCGTTCCATAATATAGAATACTATCTTATTGTAACAGATAAAGTAATAGAAACATCTTTTTTACCACAATATTCAAAGAAAACCAATCTTGTAACCGGTCCTATATCCTTTTACGACGACTTTGAATATAAAGTGGAAAATTCCGAAAAAGGAGGTTGGGAGATCTTTATAAAGATCGAACTTAATAAAATGGGAGACTCAGTGGAAATGTTTTTAGTTGTTTATCCTGATGGTCAGGCAAAACTGACCGTATATCAGCTCACAGTAACAGGATTTAGAGGTGCCCCCTGGGAATGTAAAGGATATATAGAAGGGCCTAAACCAAACGGGAATTTTTAAGCTTCCATTTTCTGCATATGTTCTTTATATGTTTGGTTTTAAACACAGGCACATGATTTCAGTTTATGGTAAAAAGCCATGCAATACATGTTTTTCAAAAAATAATATATTCTTATCATCTGTCATGTTTTAATCTTTTTTGTTTTATAAGAAATGGGAAAATTAATACAATTGGGTATTTGCGAGGCATATATGAGATATATACGGCTGAATGAAATAAAAATTCATACATGACTGCTCCTGAATAACCGTCACAGGTTTTACGGCATAATAATTCTACTGTTGCATATTATTATGTGGTTGATTGAATGACTTGTACAAGGTTTTTATTTTTGCATTTTCATATATCTCTGTCTGTATTCTTTTGGAGTAATTTCCATTTCCTGGCGGAAGGCTTTTGAAAAGTGAAACGGATCGTAATAACCCAGCCGGAAAGCTATTTCTTTGATTTTCAGGTCGGAAAATTGCAGGTATGAGCAGGCTCGTTGTATCTTCAACTGGTTGTAATACACCATTGGTGCATACGATGTTTTCTTTGAGAAGACCGAACCGAAGTGTGATACCGAATAACCAACATGGTATGCTATATCATCAAGTGATATTTTATTTTCTAAATTATCTTTCATGAATACGATGCTTTTCTGTATTACATCGCTTTCTTTAGCCTTTTTGATTTCACGGTACTGATTGATATATTTCAGCGAGCCGAGAAAATGTATCAGGCATATGCTTGTATATTCCAAATTTTCAGGACTATAACCCATTTCCAGGTTTTGATACATTTCCTCAAATAACATGAAACGGTCGCTATAGCGGCTTTTATCCGATTCTTCTACATGGATCAATTGCCCGATGATGCTCTCGAACATGGAAATATTCTTTCCGCAGAAGTGTAACCAGTAGA from Bacteroidales bacterium encodes the following:
- a CDS encoding DUF4251 domain-containing protein, whose protein sequence is MKKIAVFVLMLSIVAGGEVLYGQEKKSKKQRKAEQIEMKTKQLIDTQKYIFKGKNVRAIGTAFHNIEYYLIVTDKVIETSFLPQYSKKTNLVTGPISFYDDFEYKVENSEKGGWEIFIKIELNKMGDSVEMFLVVYPDGQAKLTVYQLTVTGFRGAPWECKGYIEGPKPNGNF
- a CDS encoding AraC family transcriptional regulator, whose protein sequence is MYNFTEKIAEGFKGEKAIITPYNIRHFQANNPITKLLYITHIGYYPVAHHHYRERPDGCNENIFIYCESGKGWVKHKNQQYHLSKDTAFIIPAHEAHAYGADNNNPWSIYWLHFCGKNISMFESIIGQLIHVEESDKSRYSDRFMLFEEMYQNLEMGYSPENLEYTSICLIHFLGSLKYINQYREIKKAKESDVIQKSIVFMKDNLENKISLDDIAYHVGYSVSHFGSVFSKKTSYAPMVYYNQLKIQRACSYLQFSDLKIKEIAFRLGYYDPFHFSKAFRQEMEITPKEYRQRYMKMQK